Proteins from a genomic interval of Candidatus Omnitrophota bacterium:
- a CDS encoding Gfo/Idh/MocA family oxidoreductase, with product MISLGVIGCGHWGPNHVRVFSQLTASRVVRCADPDEKRLAFVRALFPAVETTTDYTRILKDPGVDAVVIAAPTDLHFKLTREALEAGKHVLCEKPLSLDPDECLKLGDLARKQGKVLMAGHVFVFNRGIVKMREYIQGGELGALHYAHSERTNLGPFRYDVNALWDLAPHDISIFNYLFDSCPVSVSARGHKCLGKVLEDLAFATLDYPNDVMVNIHVSWLDPRKVRQITIVGAQKMVSWDDLDNDGSIKLYDKHVEKTSVYYETYGEFQLLSREGNVTIPKIGFHEPLKDQAQYFIDCVVKNVPPVLADAQRAYDVVRTLCAIQESMDRKGELVKL from the coding sequence ATGATTTCTCTCGGCGTCATCGGTTGCGGTCATTGGGGACCCAACCATGTCCGTGTTTTTTCCCAGTTGACGGCCTCGCGTGTCGTCCGGTGCGCAGACCCCGACGAAAAACGCCTGGCATTCGTCCGCGCGCTTTTTCCCGCTGTTGAAACCACGACGGACTATACGCGGATCCTCAAAGATCCCGGCGTTGACGCGGTGGTCATTGCCGCGCCCACTGATCTGCATTTTAAATTGACCAGGGAGGCGCTGGAGGCGGGCAAGCATGTCCTTTGCGAAAAACCCCTGTCGCTTGACCCAGATGAGTGTCTTAAGCTGGGCGATCTGGCCCGCAAGCAGGGCAAGGTCCTGATGGCCGGGCATGTTTTTGTTTTCAACCGGGGCATTGTCAAGATGCGCGAGTACATCCAGGGCGGAGAATTAGGGGCATTGCATTACGCCCATAGCGAGCGCACCAATCTGGGCCCGTTCCGTTACGACGTCAATGCCTTGTGGGACCTGGCCCCGCACGACATTTCCATTTTCAATTACCTGTTTGACAGTTGTCCGGTGAGCGTTTCGGCCCGCGGGCATAAATGCCTGGGCAAGGTCCTGGAAGACCTGGCCTTTGCCACCCTTGATTATCCCAATGATGTCATGGTCAATATCCATGTCAGCTGGCTTGACCCCAGGAAGGTGCGCCAGATCACCATCGTCGGCGCCCAGAAAATGGTGTCCTGGGACGACCTGGACAACGACGGGTCCATCAAACTTTACGACAAGCACGTTGAGAAAACATCCGTTTATTACGAGACCTATGGCGAGTTCCAGCTGTTGTCCCGTGAGGGGAACGTCACCATCCCCAAGATCGGTTTCCACGAGCCGCTCAAGGACCAGGCGCAGTATTTTATCGACTGTGTTGTCAAAAACGTCCCGCCGGTTTTGGCGGATGCCCAAAGGGCTTATGATGTTGTGCGCACCCTGTGCGCCATCCAGGAGTCCATGGACCGCAAAGGCGAATTGGTCAAACTATGA